Proteins encoded together in one Pseudomonas sp. ADAK13 window:
- a CDS encoding VOC family protein, with amino-acid sequence MIDHLDHLVLTTIDPVAAEDFYVRVLGMQVQTFAGGRKAFAFGQQKINLHVRGHEFEPKAHLPVPGALDLCFIASVPLDQVIAHLARVEWPIIEGPVMRTGATGPIRSVYVRDPDLNLIEISEQVQP; translated from the coding sequence ATGATCGACCATCTTGACCACCTGGTACTCACCACCATCGACCCGGTTGCCGCCGAGGATTTCTACGTGCGCGTGCTGGGCATGCAGGTGCAGACCTTCGCCGGCGGGCGCAAGGCGTTCGCCTTCGGCCAGCAGAAAATCAACCTGCACGTGCGCGGCCACGAGTTCGAACCCAAGGCGCATTTGCCGGTGCCGGGGGCGCTGGATCTGTGTTTTATCGCCTCGGTTCCACTGGATCAGGTGATTGCGCACCTGGCCAGGGTCGAGTGGCCAATCATCGAAGGACCGGTGATGCGCACGGGCGCCACCGGGCCGATCCGCTCGGTGTATGTGCGCGACCCGGACCTCAACCTGATCGAGATTTCCGAGCAGGTACAGCCATGA
- a CDS encoding D-2-hydroxyacid dehydrogenase, producing MNVVFLDSDSLPLHIPAPAWVTDWQDRPDTPAEQVVEVSRHAHVLITNKVRIGRVELEQLPNLRFICVAATGYDCVDLAACRDVGVTVSNVPAYSAQSVAESVITSIFALRRQLFAYQRAARQDWPDSRHFCVHRAPIQDVQGSVLGIVGKGAIGLATARLASSLGMRLLFAEHRGVTSVRQGYQSFETVLAQSDVISLHCPLTERTRHLIGAAECAQMKPGALLINTARGPLVDESAVLVALERGRLGGAALDVLCQEPPPADHPLLNSPHPNLIVTPHVAWASQSSLQRLADGILGNLQGYHSGSLINVVS from the coding sequence ATGAACGTGGTGTTCCTCGACAGCGACAGCCTGCCCCTGCACATTCCCGCGCCGGCCTGGGTCACCGACTGGCAAGACCGCCCCGATACGCCCGCAGAGCAGGTGGTGGAGGTGTCCCGGCATGCCCACGTGCTGATCACCAACAAGGTGCGCATCGGCCGCGTCGAACTGGAACAACTGCCGAACCTGCGCTTCATCTGCGTCGCGGCCACCGGCTATGACTGCGTCGACCTGGCCGCCTGCCGCGACGTTGGCGTGACGGTGTCCAACGTGCCGGCGTATTCGGCGCAAAGCGTTGCCGAATCAGTGATCACCTCGATCTTCGCCCTGCGCCGGCAGCTGTTTGCCTACCAGCGCGCGGCCCGGCAGGACTGGCCGGACTCGCGACACTTTTGCGTGCACCGCGCGCCGATCCAGGATGTGCAAGGCAGCGTGCTGGGCATCGTCGGCAAAGGCGCGATTGGCCTGGCCACGGCGCGCCTGGCAAGTTCGTTGGGCATGCGCCTGCTGTTTGCTGAACACCGGGGCGTGACGTCGGTGCGCCAGGGTTACCAATCGTTTGAAACCGTGCTGGCGCAAAGCGACGTGATTTCCCTGCATTGCCCGCTGACCGAGCGCACTCGTCACCTGATAGGCGCCGCTGAATGTGCACAGATGAAACCCGGCGCCTTGCTGATCAACACCGCACGCGGGCCGCTGGTGGATGAGTCCGCTGTGCTCGTGGCATTGGAGCGCGGCCGCCTGGGTGGCGCCGCGCTGGATGTGCTGTGCCAGGAACCGCCGCCGGCCGATCACCCCTTGCTCAACAGCCCGCATCCCAACCTGATCGTCACGCCCCACGTGGCCTGGGCCAGCCAGAGCAGCCTGCAACGGCTGGCCGACGGCATCCTCGGCAACCTTCAGGGTTACCACAGCGGGAGCCTGATCAACGTCGTGTCGTAG
- a CDS encoding dicarboxylate/amino acid:cation symporter, translating into MISEKSPSRLRRVLRHLYVQVLLAILLGVIVGHFYPGVGEQMKPLGDTFIKLIKMLIAPIIFCTVVSGIASMQSLKRIGRVGFKSLLYFEVLTTLALVIGLIGVNLMQPGAGMHINPATLDGQAVAGYSKLAHEQSVVGFLTHIVPSTVFGAFAEGDILQVLFISILFAFALQMLGAAGKPLLNLIDLVAQAFFRMVKIVMYVSPLGAFGGMAFTIGKYGVGSLGAYGNLLICYYVTAVFFVFVVLNLVARLAGFSLWQFLKYIRDELFLVLGTSSSESALPRLMGKLERLGCEKSVVGLVVPSGYCFNLDGSCINMTVLAIFIAQALDIPLDLWHQVTLLLILLLTSKGAASVTGGAFITLAATLGSLDVIPAAGLVLVLGVYRFISEGGALINVIGNGVATLFIAKWEGALDEGKLAAQLRDGCGREGRV; encoded by the coding sequence ATGATTTCGGAAAAATCCCCGTCACGCCTGCGCCGCGTACTGCGCCATCTGTATGTGCAGGTGCTGCTGGCGATCCTGCTGGGCGTCATCGTCGGGCACTTTTACCCTGGCGTGGGCGAACAGATGAAGCCCCTGGGCGACACGTTCATCAAGCTGATCAAGATGCTGATTGCACCGATCATCTTCTGCACCGTGGTCAGCGGCATCGCCAGCATGCAGAGCCTCAAGCGCATCGGCCGGGTCGGCTTCAAGTCGCTGCTGTACTTCGAAGTGCTGACGACCCTGGCGCTGGTGATCGGCCTGATCGGCGTCAACCTGATGCAGCCCGGCGCGGGGATGCACATCAACCCGGCGACCCTCGATGGCCAGGCCGTTGCCGGCTACAGCAAGCTGGCCCATGAGCAGAGTGTGGTGGGGTTCCTTACGCATATCGTGCCGAGCACGGTGTTTGGGGCGTTTGCCGAGGGCGATATCCTGCAGGTGCTGTTTATTTCCATCCTGTTTGCGTTCGCCTTGCAGATGCTGGGGGCGGCGGGCAAGCCGTTGCTGAACCTGATTGACCTGGTGGCGCAGGCGTTTTTTCGCATGGTCAAGATTGTCATGTACGTGTCGCCGCTGGGGGCGTTTGGGGGGATGGCGTTTACCATCGGCAAGTATGGTGTGGGGTCGTTGGGGGCGTATGGCAACTTGCTGATTTGCTACTACGTGACGGCGGTTTTCTTTGTGTTTGTGGTGTTGAACCTGGTGGCGCGGTTGGCCGGGTTCAGTCTGTGGCAGTTTCTCAAGTACATTCGTGATGAGTTGTTCCTGGTGCTGGGGACGTCGTCTTCGGAGTCGGCGTTGCCGCGGTTGATGGGCAAGCTTGAGCGCCTGGGGTGTGAGAAATCGGTGGTGGGGTTGGTGGTGCCGTCGGGGTATTGTTTCAACCTGGATGGCAGTTGCATCAACATGACGGTGCTGGCGATTTTCATTGCCCAGGCGTTGGATATTCCCCTCGACCTTTGGCACCAGGTCACGTTGTTGCTGATTTTGCTGCTGACTTCCAAGGGCGCGGCCAGTGTGACGGGTGGGGCGTTTATTACGTTGGCGGCGACGCTGGGCAGCCTGGATGTGATTCCGGCGGCGGGGTTGGTGTTGGTGCTTGGGGTTTATCGGTTTATTTCTGAGGGTGGGGCGTTGATTAATGTGATTGGCAATGGGGTGGCGACGCTGTTTATTGCCAAGTGGGAGGGGGCGTTGGATGAGGGGAAGCTGGCGGCGCAGTTGCGGGATGGGTGTGGCAGGGAGGGGCGGGTGTGA